Within Lolium rigidum isolate FL_2022 chromosome 5, APGP_CSIRO_Lrig_0.1, whole genome shotgun sequence, the genomic segment ATTCCAAATTTGATACCGAGGTCACCAGCAGGATATGCATATCCTTTGTGATGTTTTAGGATAATTGTACGAGTCTTGATTTTTTGTTACCGACAGTAGGTTTAACTTATTGTCGATACTGTTGTTGCGAAGTTTAAGTCTTGGTAACTACACATGTTGTTAGTCTTAACTTGGTTATACACAGAAGAAGGCGTCAAATTCAAATGCTACAACTCAAATGACAAGAACACCCAAAAAGTCATTGCAGCCTTCTATCCCTATGGTCCCTAGAAGTACCTTATCAGCGACAAATATCTGCAAATCAAACACAAAGTTACCTCCAGGTATTCTTGTGTATATTTCTTTTGAAGGAAGTTCAGTCTTTGTGAACTCATGGATTTCTTTTACTTTACCTCAGTGACATTTGTCTGTTGTTTAACTTTACTTTATTTGCACTCTTGTATGCTACTACCAACTAGCTAACTCATGGCACTGCTATTTTCAGTTAAAACCGATCACCCAAGTAGAGTGGAGGCACTCCAGCTAAAGTCGAAGATTAAGCCTACATCTTCAACTAAATCCTCTGGACTTACCACAGAGAAGGATGTGGTGAGTTCTTGTACTAAGTACCATCTTAATATGGGAAACTTGTCTATCTGCCACCGATATTTCAAGCAATGTCATTCTATCCCTGAATTTTCATCACTTCCCTAGATAAAACTAAAGGTCTAAAATCATGCCTATATATGCAGTTTTAGGCACTTGAAAAAATGTGGATATTTAAGGTCTGAATTTTCGAACTGTAAGCAACTTCATTCTGTATTGTATTTGTTTCTCTTAGAGTCCACAGATTTAGATTTACAAATCTTGATATATGTAGTTTTTGACCATCTCAAAAATGTTTCAATTAAATTATTTAATTATCCAAGGGAGTAAACATGTGAGCATGACATCTAGCATCCTTGCTAGAGAAAAAGGGCACCTagattttattttcaatcttatgtATGGAAAGAAAACTTAGTGCTAACATGACCTCTTAAGCTGGGGATTTTTTCTGCATTCTTGTTTGCAGTAAATGAAACAGATCTTTTTATTTTTCAGGAGCCTGTTACAGCCCTCCATGGAGAAGGCAGTAGTTCTAGGAAATGTGCAAGTTATTCAACATATACACAAAATAGGCCCTCCAGTTTCATTGGTGTCCCTGCATCAACTTCTGCTAAACCATCAGCACTTCGCATGCCTTCACCTTCAGTTGGTTTTTTCTCTCAGGTTATGTTCTTCCAAACCTAGTCCCTAATCACATGTGATGATTTTACATTTACATTTTTTTGCCTTTTTcagaatatatgtcttttcctttgTGGTTTAGTGCACTGGTGTTGTTTGTTGTTCAATGCTTGGTATGGAAAATAATGCAATTATATTACAGCTACCTGAGTAATAAGTAGACATGTGATTCTAGTATTCTACGCAACGTTCTTGTCTGCATATCACCAAACGTTGCAAACTAGTTCCCTGCAAATGTATGAGACAATGGTGTTGATATCCTGATCTGTGTGGAAATTTGGAGTGCATTAGCAATTAATTGCTATAGGGTTATGTATAATTTTCTTTTGTTCATGGAATGATATGAAATTTCTTGTGAAAGAGATGACCATGCTACAGACACTACTTTTAATTTTTCCATAAGAAAACCTGACCAACAAGGCACTAGCACCTGGTGCCATAGTTTGTACAAGAATGACCAGGACACCAGGCACCCCATGAAATAAATTATGCCAATGGGAGTCGAATCCTGGTGTCTGCTTGTACAGTTGTACAAAGAGACGTTGCTTGACTTTGATTAACTTAGCTTCGAAGTTTTATCGCTCTTGAACTTCTGAAATCTGTTGGTTTGACTTTGTCATTTAATTCTTACTTTCTTGATTGTTTTTTTTGGTATTTTGTCAAACTTTTTTTCTTGAACACTGTCAAAACTTCACTGATTGAATGATTGTTTTCAGGAAAAGGCTCTTGTGTCACATGGTGATGCTGCTCAAGGAAACACAAAGAGCTGTGTTACTCGAAATACTTCATCACTTGCAAAGCCTCCCAGATATAAGCAGTCTGAGTATGTAAATAGCAGGCTATCTCAGACTCCTGTATCAAATGGTGATACTGCTCAAGGAAATGCAAAGGTCTGCTTTACTAGAACTACGTCAGCACTTGCAAAGCCTCCTAGATATAAGCAGCCTGAGGATTTGAAAAGCAGACTCTGTCTTACAGCGCAGCTGCCAACCAATTGCCCTACCAATTCAGAGCCGGTTGTGCATCCTGCAATCAACACTTTGGTCTCTTCATTACCTGCTCTAGAGCATGGCAATGTGTGTTCTGGGAAAGAATCCTTGTCAGAAGGTATAACAACGTGCTCAGCAAATTCAAGAAATGCAAATACTGAACCAACGCAGAAGGTTGATTGCTTCTCTGCTGGAAGTGGAGCTACTACACAATCACCTGGTTCAGAAAAGAATAGTGGTTCCAGAAATGGCATGCCAAATGTGGATATTGTTGCATCACATGTAGCAGAAGGGGGCATTATGAACAGAACTGAACCTAGTGAGGATTCCCACTCCCTAAAATCTATTTGCCCCTCAACCATTGAGCATGTTGAGGATTCCTGTTCTCATGAAGCCGCCATCGGCTCAATGAAACCTATTGCTGCGAGTATATTGTCATCGTCTTGCAATTCTGAATTGCGCACCCTTGACGGTTTCATTTATGAAAGCAAGTCAGAAAATTGTGCTGGTGTAGCAATTGACCTGGAAAATTCTCTTTCTGGAGAGACAATGGTCTCAGTTTCTTTCTCAGAAGGCAACAGTTGCACTTCAGGTCCTGACTTCTTGCGATATTTTGATTCCTGCAATCAACAACGTACTGAATCTTCCACTATGAAATCAGTAGAGTCTACAACATGGGAAGATCGGGTGCCACAGTGTGGTAATTCAGTTGATATAAAACCAGCTTCAGCTGATGGTACAGCAGATTTGCCTGCTTCCTTTTGTAATGAAGCCCAACCTAATTCATCAGACAAACCAAATACTGATGGTAGTGTCAACTTTGAGTCAGATAGTCCATTGATTGGCAAGGAAGCTCAGCTCTTAGTAGGGTGTGATTGTGACAACGATTATAGGCGTACAGAATGCCTCCCTATAGAACCAGAAGCACCTGTACCTTGTGCTGATTTTAGTGATCTAAAAGAAGTCACAGTAGATTTTAGGACAGAAACACATGATTCTTTGGCAGTGGAAAGACAGCCTCTTTTATTGGAAGAACCCAATGCTGAAGAAGATATGGATATTGACTCAGATAGTCCACTGATTAGCAAGGAAGTTCAGCTGTTAATAGGGTCTGAATACGACCATGATTATAGGAGTACAGAATGTCCACCTATGGAACCAGGAGCACCTGTGCCTTGTACTGATTTTAGTGATTCAAAAGAAGTCGTGATTGACTGTAAGACAGAAACACATGATTCTTTGCCAGTGGAAAGACAACGGGTTTTATTGGAAGAAGCAAATACTGAAGACGATATGGAGCTTGACAAAAACGAGTTGTTAACTCTAGAGGATCCATCACCTATAGGGTATGCATGCACCAAGTATATCAAATGCATAAAGTTAAATGGCTTCAGTTGCATAGTGCATTGATAGTTTCTCCTTATCTTTTGCAGAAAGACCAAGGCAGTGCACAGACCAGGCACAAATACCATCATAAAAAATCATCTAAAACAATTGGTACCATTTTCGGAAGAATGGCTTGCTGCCATGGAGGCTTGCGGGGAGGTCTGTTTTCATGACATAATTGACTTTTCAAACTTTTTTGTATATGAATAAGTACTTCTGGTAATTATCTGGATTTTCTGTAAGTGTGATGTTCTATATAGCTAGAACGTACGATATACCCTTGCCCTAATTATGCAGAAACGTTAGTATACCAATATAATCATTCAGTTTTGTAGTTCTCTGTTTGTATATTACGTGGATGAATCTGATCAAGCATCCTGATAATCATATATGAATACAGTATCTGGGTAGTAGCTGATTTAGGACCATTGCATTGATATATTCCCTGGGGGCACACTGCATATAGATATACTCTCATACTTGGATTAAGGTATATAAGTGTGCAATGGCTTCTTTTTAATTTTACCAGAACATTAGTGTTCATCTTACTTCTGGCTGTTATAACTTACAAGTTCCACTGATTCTATCACTATCGTCACTACGAGGTTTGCGCATCTGACGTGTTAATATGTTTTAACAGGAAGTTTTGGAACAGAAGAGTGGAGCTGTGCAAAATTCTCCTACCGATAAAACTACCCCAGAGCCCAGTCCTTGGTCACCGGTACGCTCCTGCACAATTGCAAATAATTCATATCCTCTAAACATGCACCAGGCGGTGCTTTTATGTTTCCTGAGGTTTAGGAATGTGTACATGTGACATGCAATAAATCTACTTACAATAAGTTCCATGTTTTAAAAACTCTTAATAGAAGGTCCATTTTTTTCAGTCTTGATGTGAGAAGTTCTGTTCTTGAAATGCACAATTTAAATTCACAATTTCAAATGGATTTTCGGCAATGATAAAACGAGGATACTGATTCAGCTAGGACCAGTAGATTCCTTACAAACTGAAGATCATGCATACGGTATGACTCTTTGTCATCTGCTGGAATTCAAGATGTTTTGCGTCTGTCTTTGTAGGTTAAACGCAAAGCTCAAGATGTTGGTCCATTTGACTGTACCAAGTACTCCAAAAACGTTCGGACAACTGACACCCCTTAACCTGCTCAGCTGCGCTTCACCTTCTCTCGAGGTACCAGCAGACACGCTGTACAAAGTCAGAGCACAGCTCGGAGCCTTGTGAGATATGCCACTGAATCTTTGTTCAATACAACAGCCTCGTTGAGGTGCTTTTGTTTGTTACCTGACATTGTTCCATTGAATTGTAAAATCACTACTGTTGGATCACGACACAAGCAATGCTTGGTAAATAAAGAGATCATTTCTTCTGAATCCTCATTAGCAGCAAACTGTGTGAATGTTATCTTAACGCCATAATATCTGACACGGCATTTTTATGTCCCTAATCTAATGAAGCGATCGAGCAACAGCATGAGATGGAAGACTTATTCATACAAGGTAAAATTGCCACGATTTATGTAGTGATACAACATCAGTATTATGTATGCAGCAGTATGCTAGTATCTCTTTGTAGTTGTCAAAACTTTCTTGGGAGGAGATGCAGAAGGAAGAGGGTTTGTGCTCTAGCTgaggtcgtcctcgtcgtcgccgccttgGGTGTTGACGAGGGGGCTGATCCGCCACTCGCTGCCGTAGTAGGAGTTGGGCAGGCCGAGCCAGAACTTGAATGCCTCGGCCGCCCGCTTGCGCTCCCGCCTCCGGTCCTGCCTGGCTTGCGACGCGTGCTTGCTGGTGAACATCCTGGAGTGCATCTCGATGTAGATCTTCTTGTACTTGGTCTTGTTGGGCGCGATGCCGTTCTCCTCCATGCACGCCACGATCTCCAGCGCCTTCTTGAAGAAGGCTCCCCGGACGCACACGTCGGCGAGCGCGTCCAGGAGCTCCTCGTCGGGTTTGAACGGTGGcttgccgccggcgccggcctcGCACCGCTCTTTCACCTCGTTCCACAGCACCAGCGCCTCCCCGGGCTTCCTGGCGATGGCGATCCCCTTGGCCAGGCTGCCGTAGGTGGCCACGTCCGGCTGCACGCCGCGCTCCTTCATCCTCTCCACCGTCTGCTTCGCCGTGTCCAGCAGACCTTGCTGGCAGTACCCTTCCACCAGCATGTTCCATGCCGCCCTGTCCACCGTCACCCTGGGGTCCTTGTCCATCTCCTCGAACACCTTGAGCGCCACCTTGGGCTGCCCCGACGCCGCGAACGCCTTCATCAGCGTCGTGTAGCTCACCGTCGACGGCGGCACCCCGCGCGACCGCATCTCGTTGAACAGGGCCAGCGCGCCGGCGCTGTCGTCCATGAGCACGCACCCGTCCATGAGGGTGTTGTAGGTGACCACGTCGGCGTCGGTGGTCATCTCCTCCAGGAGCTCCCTGGCCCTGCTCATCTGCAGCTGCTGGCAGTAGCCCTTGATGAGCACGTTGTAGGTCACCCGGGTCGCCGGCACCCCTGCTCTCCCCATCTCGTCGAGCACGGAGTGCGCGCGGTCTACGTCGCCCGCGGCCACGAGGGTGGATATCACCGTGGTGTAGGTGACGTGGTCTGGCCGGCTGTCCGGCATCGTCTCCCCCTCCAGCCGCATGGCGCGCGCCATGGCCACCACGTCGTCCACGCGGCCGGCGTTCATGTACCCCTTCATCAGCGTCGTGTACACCCTGGAGTTGGGCGGGTACGTCCTCGGCAGCAGCGGCGCCTCGTCCGGCCTGGCCCCGACGATGTCCTCTAGCACAGCGCTGTGCTCGTcggggacgacgacgacggtgttGTTTTCTACttgccggagcaggaggcagACGTCGGTGCGGCCTTCCCGCATGGCCTGCACGATCTTCTCTGCCGTGGGGATGTCGCCGAAGCCGACGTAGGCGGCGACGAGGGAGTGGAAGGTGGTGGCGCAGGGGGCGAGGCCGGCGGCGAGCATCCGCTCGAGCACGCGCGCGACGAGGtcccggcggccggcgcgcgcgcaCATCTTGATGGCGATGTTGTAGGTGAGGGCGTCGGGCGCGGCGCCGGCGCCCCAGTTGCGCGTCTCGTTGAAGATGTTGTGGAAGCGGCGGCAGTCGCCGGCGTCCGCGCAGGCGCTGAGCGCGGCGTTGAAGGCGGCCGTGTCGGggagggagaaggaggaggaggggtcGGGCGGGGCgaggcggaggtggtggaggacggcgtcgaagaggcggAGCGCGCGGGCGGGGCCGAGGCGGGAGACGGCGGCCGTGTAGGCGCGGCGGTCggggaggaggccgcggcggagcatggagaggaggagggagtaggCGAGGTGCGCGTTgccggagcgggcggcggcggaggcggcgagggagagggagTTGGCGTCGAGGAGGCTGAGGCCGCCCTGGgcgcggaggcggtggaggaggccggcggcgcgggagaaggtgcgggaggaggtggaggtgtaggAGAGCTGGGCGAGGAGGCGGGAGGCCGCGGTGGGGGACTCGgggagggagggggaggaggcGAAGAGGCGGTAGGCGGCGTCGGTGTCGCCGGCGCGGAGGAGGGCGAGGAGCGCGTCATCGTCTTGGTGGGTAGTAGAGAGTGGCGCGGCGGGGGAAATGGCTGAGTGGACGAGGTGGTGGctgcgcgaggaggaggaggaggtggtggtgggaggCGAGAATGGCGGCGGGACGGAGAAGGGGGTGACCGGAGGGTGAGGATGGGGTTGGAGGTGGAGCTTGCCGTGCAGCATGATGGATGCTCTGCTTTGCTGCTTTGCTCTGTTGTGGTCTGCACAAGAACAAGAGCAAGTAGAGGATGACGCTGACGTGTTAAACTGTGAGTGTCTCACACACACACGAATACAATCAAATCCTTTCAATTTTTGTGTCTTCGTGTGGAGCCTCTTCCAAATCGTGGCCGAATCTCTGCCAAGCTAGGCTTACTCAGCCCACAAATATCCAGGGCCCAAAGAATATGGATCCATTGCTTCACGGACTGAGGATCCCTGCTTGTAGCGAGGGATAGCACAATATTGCCTGTAGACCGGCACTTGATCCAGCCCATTACCAAGTATATAGATCCCCCCCCCTAATGCaaaaaatatatatttagttAAGTCCATAAATCAGTTTAAAATTGTTTATGTATATAAATAAGAATGTCCAAAAATCTAAAACAAACACATAATATTTCAAAAATATGCTCATGCGATTCCCATAAAGAATCCGTGCACGTTGGGAAAAAAATCATTGCAACAAGAAAATAATATGTTCGCATGTAACATTTTTTGGGTGTACTTTTTACATAATGTTCATGTATTATTGAAACATGTTAAGGATTCCTAAAAACGTACTCTTTCCGCTCCAAATAGATAcgtgtatctagataaaattgagccaATTACTTCGGAACGGAGGGAGTGTATGTGTTTAAGAATATGTTCATGTATTCTTATAAAGTGCTCATGTTTCAAAATAAAATGTTCACAAGTTAAAAATGTATCCGTGAGTATATAAAATCTCCATATATTTATGAATATATATACGAAGAATAATTAAAGGGAGAACAAATTGGAAGTTCGATGGATAGGAGAGTTGTTATACATGTAGCTCACCATAGTTCATACCCCAGATTTTACACATGTGTGTCTCGTAAAGGAAggatattctttcagtgggagaaGACTTTCCTGTTGACGGCGAGGCGCCTATGATAACTTCGTCAATGTTAAGATTTGACCTCCTGACTCCGTTTTTCGATGCTGCTCATAGGGATAGGGCATGCATGCGTTCATAGGATGGAGTGCATGCACCTGTATGTGAGTGTATGAATTTTTACCGTGCTTCTCTTTTTTTAAAggaaataataatataaataaaaGATAAATGTGAAAATAATTTTATCCATATCTCCAAACCTCAATTTAAAATCAATATTCATTTGTTTCTAGAAtaagtagaagatataagaaagcataaaaaatattgaaaaaggaaaagaagcaaAACCCAATGTACatgtattttattttaaaaagtagatgacacaaaaaataaaatgaagaaataaGAAATGATAAAAAGGGAGAACCCTTTTCCCCGAATAGATTTTTGTAATAGTTCGTTATAAAGGACTTAACTTGTTCATG encodes:
- the LOC124658409 gene encoding uncharacterized protein LOC124658409; translation: MKSVESTTWEDRVPQCGNSVDIKPASADGTADLPASFCNEAQPNSSDKPNTDGSVNFESDSPLIGKEAQLLVGCDCDNDYRRTECLPIEPEAPVPCADFSDLKEVTVDFRTETHDSLAVERQPLLLEEPNAEEDMDIDSDSPLISKEVQLLIGSEYDHDYRSTECPPMEPGAPVPCTDFSDSKEVVIDCKTETHDSLPVERQRVLLEEANTEDDMELDKNELLTLEDPSPIGKTKAVHRPGTNTIIKNHLKQLVPFSEEWLAAMEACGEEVLEQKSGAVQNSPTDKTTPEPSPWSPVKRKAQDVGPFDCTKYSKNVRTTDTP
- the LOC124658408 gene encoding pentatricopeptide repeat-containing protein At3g09650, chloroplastic-like, which codes for MLHGKLHLQPHPHPPVTPFSVPPPFSPPTTTSSSSSRSHHLVHSAISPAAPLSTTHQDDDALLALLRAGDTDAAYRLFASSPSLPESPTAASRLLAQLSYTSTSSRTFSRAAGLLHRLRAQGGLSLLDANSLSLAASAAARSGNAHLAYSLLLSMLRRGLLPDRRAYTAAVSRLGPARALRLFDAVLHHLRLAPPDPSSSFSLPDTAAFNAALSACADAGDCRRFHNIFNETRNWGAGAAPDALTYNIAIKMCARAGRRDLVARVLERMLAAGLAPCATTFHSLVAAYVGFGDIPTAEKIVQAMREGRTDVCLLLRQVENNTVVVVPDEHSAVLEDIVGARPDEAPLLPRTYPPNSRVYTTLMKGYMNAGRVDDVVAMARAMRLEGETMPDSRPDHVTYTTVISTLVAAGDVDRAHSVLDEMGRAGVPATRVTYNVLIKGYCQQLQMSRARELLEEMTTDADVVTYNTLMDGCVLMDDSAGALALFNEMRSRGVPPSTVSYTTLMKAFAASGQPKVALKVFEEMDKDPRVTVDRAAWNMLVEGYCQQGLLDTAKQTVERMKERGVQPDVATYGSLAKGIAIARKPGEALVLWNEVKERCEAGAGGKPPFKPDEELLDALADVCVRGAFFKKALEIVACMEENGIAPNKTKYKKIYIEMHSRMFTSKHASQARQDRRRERKRAAEAFKFWLGLPNSYYGSEWRISPLVNTQGGDDEDDLS